A part of Crassostrea angulata isolate pt1a10 chromosome 5, ASM2561291v2, whole genome shotgun sequence genomic DNA contains:
- the LOC128184372 gene encoding uncharacterized protein LOC128184372 codes for MKKEYTYLPSARKIFQRYERASHTENILLVGTVGAGKSATINTITAALSGEKKYRAPIGALLSPTDGQRKRTTTHLMWYKGCGIDEVRRKEMHVPKYIPNLVDMTGLENVESREQEKLLEMILMGKIPDETSIPALQDMERRNTGSLNRNFPFTYDPRRIHKILFVASATEPIPTKLIQSVRNVAQPDGSPSNYNPRYIPLFGLLTKEDLVDWEDTDILNREREFLQSLGIDETTSYSRWHNSSSGDFSCKVLYFLDKLMSPEVRVVLDQIGILHRCIGALWEHPSSIFTMMLISCFGCACIFYVYSFGLNLSFLPL; via the exons ATGAAGAAAGAATACACTTACCTACCCTCCGCCAGAAAGATATTCCAGCGATATGAACGGGCCAGCCACACGGAGAACATCTTGTTGGTGGGGACTGTGGGGGCGGGGAAATCGGCGACCATCAACACCATCACCGCCGCGCTCTCGGGGGAGAAGAAATACCGTGCCCCCATCGGCGCTCTCCTCTCCCCAACAGACGGGCAGAGGAAGAGGACCACGACACACCTTATGTG GTACAAAGGGTGTGGTATAGACGAAGTTAGAAGAAAAGAGATGCATGTTCCAAAGTACATCCCAAACCTCGTGGACATGACAGGGTTAGAAAACGTTGAATCCCGCGAACAGGAAAAGCTACTGGAGATGATACTGATGGGAAAAATCCCGGACGAAACTTCGATTCCCGCATTGCAAGACATGGAGAGAAGAAACACAGGGTCACTAAACAGAAACTTTCCATTCACATACGATCCCCGACGCATTCATAAAATTCTATTTGTAGCTAGCGCTACGGAACCTATACCAACCAAGTTGATTCAGAGTGTTCGAAACGTCGCTCAACCTGATGGCAGCCCCTCTAACTATAATCCAAGAT ACATTCCCCTGTTTGGATTGCTTACCAAAGAAGACCTCGTGGATTGGGAGGACACAGATATTCTAAATCGAGAGCGGGAATTCCTTCAGAGCCTCGGTATCGACGAAACAACCTCGTATTCACGCTGGCACAATAGCTCATCCGGGGACTTTTCGTGCAAGGTCCTCTATTTCCTTGACAAACTTATGTCCCCCGAAGTCCGCGTTGTTTTGGACCAGATTGGAATTCTACACAGATGTATAGGTGCATTATGGGAACATCCGTCGAGTATATTTACAATGATGCTGATATCGTGTTTTGGATGTGcttgtattttttatgtttattcgtTCGGTCTGAACTTGAGTTTCTTACCTCTTTAA